Proteins found in one Kwoniella shivajii chromosome 4, complete sequence genomic segment:
- a CDS encoding alternative oxidase, mitochondrial, whose product MSTLAIRSTTLMRSTHLCRPILLQAQLLHHPIGIASSSRSFSVSARRSIQKDEPRQASLALQSDVREKEEHSKNKIVGGEGKGVEGPHYQDQVPLATDTLADESITGAWTMMNPIYTESELDTVKVVGRTPVTIGDKAAHRTVKFLRKAFDVLTAYKAVPIPQSVLKQNPIPIAELRAKGQLLSHHKWLFRFILLESIAGVPGMVGGTLRHLRSMRLLRRDGGWIHTLLEEAENERMHLLTFMTMAQPTVFTRALVLAAQGVFYNAFFLTYLFSPKTAHRFVGALEEEAVRTYTHCIEDMENGLIPEWNDVPAPRIAIDYWRLPTDAKLLDVIRAVRADEATHRFVNHSLANLDQKKDFNPFALVEANAQTRGEKWGFTRQESADFAKQQQQKLMEASKQKHIASH is encoded by the exons ATGTCCACTTTAGCGATACGTTCAACGACCTTGATGAGGTCAACACACCTATGTCGACCTATTCTCCTACAAGCTCAattacttcatcatccaattgGCATTGCGTCGAGTAGTCGATCATTCTCCGTTTCTGCAAGGAGAAGCATACAGAAAGATGAACCTAGACAGGCTAGTCTAGCACTTCAATCTGACGtgagagaaaaagaagaacacTCTAAAAATAAGATCGtaggaggagaaggtaaaggtgtagaaggtcCTCATTACCAAG ATCAAGTACCATTAGCAACAGATACATTGGCTGATGAATCAATAACTGGAGCTTGGACAATGATGAATCCCATTTACACTGAGTCG GAACTTGATACGGTGAAAGTGGTAGGACGAACTCCGGTGACGATTGGAGATAAAGCAGCTCATCGAACAGTCAAATTTCTTAGAAAAGCATTCGATGTCTTGACAGCTTATAAAGCAGTGCCTATTCCACAATCGGTTTTAAAACAGAACCCAATTCCTATTGCTGAATTGAGAGCCAAAGGTCAATTATTAAGTCATCATAAATGGTTGTTCAGATTCATCCTCTTGGAATCCATCGCCGGTGTTCCAGGAATGGTTGGAGGTACATTGAGACATCTCAGAAGTATGAGATTGTTAAGAAGAGATGGTGGATGGATACATACTCttcttgaagaagctgagaatgAACGGATGCATCTTCT CACATTCATGACTATGGCTCAACCGACAGTATTCACAAGAGCATTAGTACTTGCGGCTCAAGGAGTATTCTATAATGCTTTCTTCCTCACCTACTTGTTTTCGCCAAAAACGGCACATCGATTCGTCGGCGcattagaagaagaagctgttcgAACTTACACACATTGTATAGAAGATATGGAGAATGGTTTAATACCAGAATGGAATGATGTCCCTGCACCTAGAATTGCCATTGATTATTGGAGATTACCGACAGACGCCAAATTGCTAGATGTCATAAGAGCAGTTAGAGCGGATGAAGCGACTCATAGATTCGTCAATCATTCCCTGGCCAATCTagatcaaaagaaagatttcAATCCTTTCGCTTTGGTAGAAGCTAACGCTCAAACAAGAGGTGAAAAGTGGGG ATTCACAAGACAAGAATCGGCTGATTTCGCcaaacaacaacagcaaaaATTGATGGAAGCTTCTAAGCAAAAACACATCGCCAGCCATTAG
- a CDS encoding S-methyl-5'-thioadenosine phosphorylase, protein MSFGQLEPNEKVLVGCIGGSGLYHLDNLTPVKKLDITTPWGKPSSPITISSLPSGALIAFISRHGPHHTITPTEVPGRANIAALKHIGCEAIVAFSAVGSLREEIAPGHFIIPDQIIDRTKGIREDTFFRNEGVVVHSMFGEPFSKKLNEFVAPKVEKILKEAEGQVKLHTGKTVVCMEGPAFSTRAESLMYRQWGGDIINMSVIPEAKLAREAELDYTLICTSTDFDAWRVGEDPVTVEEVIKTLHTNAGNSRAVAAGLLQDVHDVVAEGELLNEIKGSMKYACITRVESQPEDARKKFAYILPYFSD, encoded by the exons ATGTCTTTCGGTCAATTGGAACCCAACGAAAAAG TTCTTGTAGGTTGTATCGGTGGTTCAGGTTTATATCACCTTGACAACCTGACTCCTGT CAAGAAACTTGATATCACTACACCCTGGGgaaaaccttcttcacccataaccatttcctctcttccttcagGAGCTTTGATTGCATTCATATCAAGACATGGACCCCATCATACCATCACACCTACTGAAGTACCTGGACGAGCCAACATAGCTGCTTTGAAACACATAGGATGTGAAGCCATCGTTGCCTTTTCAGCCGTTGGATCTTTAAGAGAAGAGATCGCTCCTGgacatttcatcattcctgATCAAATCATAGATAGAACAAAAGGTATTAGAGAAGATACATTTTTCAGAAATGAAGGTGTCGTCGTACATTCTATGTTCGGTGAACCGTTCTCAAAGAAATTGAACGAATTCGTAGCTCCAAAAGTCGAAAAAATCTtaaaagaagctgaaggacAAGTAAAATTACACACAGGTAAAACTGTCGTTTGTATGGAAG GCCCCGCTTTCTCCACTCGAGCAGAATCTCTGATGTATAGACAATGGGGTGGTGATATTATCAATATGTCTGTTATTCCAGAAGCCAAACTTGCTCGAGAGGCTGAGTtaga CTACACTCTCATCTGTACTTCTACCGACTTTGATGCCTGGAGAGTTGGGGAAGATCCAGTCACGGTCGAAGAAGTCATTAAGACTCTCCATACCAACGCGGGAAACTCTAGAGCTGTCGCTGCAGGTCTTTTACAAGATGTTCATGATGTAGTTGCTGAAGGGGAACTCTTGAACGAAATTAAAGGTTCCATGAAATACGCTTGTATCACTCGAgtcgag TCACAACCTGAAGATGCTAGAAAGAAGTTTGCATACATCTTACCTTATTTCTCTGATTAG
- a CDS encoding ATP-dependent RNA helicase DBP8: MASNKLAKKFSHRQEAESVLDQNDVMKAMMAAQKGKGKEIPSGEDDDSDSDSGSGHEDNDHEEEITSDDSDSHSVNGESSSGDISTRKGIKRNRAFQSDDSDEEDIDAPRQAQNATSTSRVNLPSRTFNSMDSRAALLQPKADTSSIFTTNPKPPSDSTFASLGLSQPLITALASINILKPTEIQSACVGPILSGKDCIGGAKTGSGKTMAFALPIVERIARDPFGVWAVVLTPTRELAYQLSEQFLVVGKPLGLTTATIVGGMDMMTQAQQLQSRPHIIVATPGRLCDLLRSGGSQNTLSRVRTLVLDEADRLLTPTFAPELAYLFSQIPPKRQTCLFTATVSEAIMELANKPPALGKDKPFVYRVESDTLTVSRLKQKYLFIPSQIRDSYLLYLLQNPPQDIDIALRAAPKKAKRKEAESYRHKKGRKPQRKAEEEEGESNNIPSTVIFTQRCATAHLLHLLLNQLEIPSVPLHSHLTQPQRLLSLARFRAQEVPVLVTTDVGSRGLDIPEVAMVINWDCPRRSDDYVHRVGRTARAGRGGVAVTVITERDVDLIKIIEDDIKVKLEELELPEEEVLEALNRVSLARRMATMEMHDSGFGERQAINKAKAIKRMKRDAVAKAA; encoded by the exons ATGGCGAGTAACAAGCTGGCCAAAAAATTCTCTCATAGGCAGGAAGCAGAATCAGTCTTGGACCAAAATGATGTGATGAAAGCCATGATGGCCGCTCAGAAAGGCAAGGGGAAAGAGATACCttcaggtgaagacgatgattcagattcagattctgGATCTGGACACGAGGATAACGATCATGAAGAGGAGATCACGAGCGACGATAGTGACAGTCATAGTGTGAATGGTGAAAGCTCATCTGGCGACATTAGCACGAGAAAGGGGATTAAGCGAAATCGAGCTTTCCAATCAGACGACAGTGACGAGGAAGATATTGATGCACCTCGCCAAGCTCAAAATGCCACATCAACCTCTCGTGTCAATCTACCATCGCGAACCTTCAACTCCATGGATTCAAGAGCAGCGCTACTCCAACCTAAAGCCGAtacttcttctatcttcacAACAAATCCCAAACCTCCATCAGATTCAACATTCGCTTCTCTCGGATTATCACAGCCTCTTATAACAGCTTTAGCATCGATAAATATACTGAAACCTACTGAAATTCAATCAGCTTGTGTAGGACCTATACTGTCAG GAAAAGATTGTATCGGAGGAGCCAAGACTGGTAGTGGTAAAACAATGGCTTTCGCTTTACCAATAGTGGAAAGAATAGCTAGAGATCCATTTGGAGTATGGGCAGTGGTGTTAACACCcacaag AGAACTTGCATATCAACTTTCGGAGCAGTTTTTGGTCGTCGGTAAACCCCTAGGTTTGACCACAGCTACTATAGTAGGAGGTATGGATATGATGACTCAAGCACAACAACTTCAATCTCGTCCACATATTATAGTAGCTACACCAGGAAGGCTATGTGACTTATTGAGGAGTGGCGGTAGTCAAAATACTTTGAGCAGAGTAAGAACACTG GttcttgatgaagcagatAGACTTTTGACTCCTACTTTCGCTCCGGAATTAGCATATTTATTCTCTCAAATACCCCCAAAACGTCAAACTTGCTTATTCACAGCAACGGTCAGCGAAGCTATCATGGAATTGGCTAATAAACCTCCAGCACTTGGAAAGGATAAGCCATTCGTGTATAGAGTAGAGTCAGA TACTTTGACTGTATCTCGTTTAAAACAGAAATACCTCTTTATCCCATCCCAAATCCGAGATTCATATTtactttatctccttcaAAACCCACCACAAGATATCGACATAGCATTAAGGGCTGCCCCAAAAAAGGCTAAAcggaaagaagctgaatcataTCGTCacaagaaaggaagaaaaccACAACgcaaagctgaagaagaggaaggagaatcgAATAATATACCATCGACGGTTATATTCACTCAGCGATGCGCCACTGCACATCTTTTACACCTTCTGTTGAATCAACTAGAAATACCGTCCGTGCCATTGCATTCACATCTTACGCAGCCACAAAGGTTACTTTCGTTAGCTAGATTCAGAGCCCAGGAAGTTCCGGTACTAGTTACGACTGATGTCGGATCAAGAGGTCTGGACATACCGGAAGTCGCCATGGTGATCAATTGGGATTGTCCCAGGAGATCAGACGATTATGTCCACAGGGTAGGAAGAACCGCGAGAGCGGGAAGAGGTGGTGTGGCAGTCACTGTCATAACGGAAAGAGATGtggatttgatcaagataatagaagatgatatcaaagtTAAATTGGAAGAACTCGAActacctgaagaagaagttttggaAGCTTTGAACCGGGTTTCTTTAGCCAGAAGAATGGCTACAATG GAAATGCACGACTCAGGATTCGGTGAAAGACAAGCTATAAATAAAGCGAAAGCCAtaaagagaatgaagagaGATGCGGTCGCCAAGGCGGCTTAA